The following proteins are encoded in a genomic region of Cryptomeria japonica chromosome 11, Sugi_1.0, whole genome shotgun sequence:
- the LOC131859747 gene encoding uncharacterized protein LOC131859747, whose product MECSMCGDVGFQIYLFQCTKCSIRFQHQYCSRAYFENESVESISEVCDWCFSIPEEDAGSDVKLMIRDSVKRMRSSPGFGECTNMTHDSKRKRNMTKSCVEIDGQIPKELKKKKNSELIDSIERKNKKRYKLLDEILC is encoded by the exons ATGGAGTGCAGTATGTGTGGGGATGTGGGCTTTCAGATCTATCTATTCCAATGCACAAAATGTTCAATTCGTTTCCAGCATCA ATATTGCAGCAGAGCATATTTTGAGAATGAATCAGTTGAAAGTATTAGTGAAGTATGTGATTGGTGTTTCAGTATTCCAGAGGAGGATGCAGGCTCTGATGTTAAGCTTATGATCAGGGATTCTGTTAAAAGAATGAGAAGTTCTCCTGGGTTTGGAGAGTGCACAAACATGACCCACGATAGCAAACGCAAGAGAAATATGACAAAATCTTGTGTTGAAATTGATGGACAGATACCCAAAGAgctgaagaaaaagaaaaactctGAATTAATAGACAGTAtagaaaggaaaaataagaagAGATATAAGCTTCTTGATGAAATTCTCTGTTGA